From the Planktothricoides raciborskii GIHE-MW2 genome, the window CCGGCAAAGATACGCAATAGGGCAATAAATCTGCCCAAAAAAACAGCCCTGGCAGCATTTTGGCTAAACTGGTCTTTGACTTCTAGGAGTTGCGCTTCGGTAATGCGAAAAACTCGACCGAGAACTATGAGTAAGGGCCAGCCACCTTTTTTGCCAATCCAGTAGCCAACGTTATCTCCTAGCACTGCGCCAGCGATCGCACATCCCAGCACGAACCAGTAATTAAGTTCTCCGCTTCCCGCCAGAAAACCGCCTACCAGGGTGATGGTTTCACCTGGCAGGGGAATTCCGGCATTTTCCAGCATAATTCCCAGAAAAACTGTCCAGTAGCCGTATTGATGTGCTATTTCTTGTATGGTTTCTAGTGAAATTAACTCAGACGACATTCAACACAGCCTTTACAAACCTTTACTATTACCTCTTATATTGACGTAAATCGGGTCATAGTGTCAATTAAAATCATTAATTTCTGGATAAAAATAATTAACAACCTGTGATTATTTAAATTACATTTAAATAATCTGTAATTATTTGATGAAATGACAGACCAAGAGCCTGGTTTAAGGGAAATACTGAGTAGGATCGGGGAAAAGTTTCATCAGGTTTAACCCAGAGAATTGTGGCGGTCTGGAAAAACCAATCAAATCCAACCAAAATTTAACCAAAAAAATTTAACCAAAAAAATTTAACCCAAAAAAATTGAGCCAGAAAACAAGGTGCCATAGGCGCGACGAGTCCGGGTAGGTGCTAGAAACCCAGTTGCCTAGGTTTCTAGACCCCCAGCCGGAAAATTATTCCCGCATAATACCAAAATTAGGCATTCCCCAAGGAGGGATTGCCCAATGAAGGCAGACTGACACTGCCGCTACCCTCAGAAAAACTGGGTAAATCCAACCGTCCAGACTGGCGACGGGATCTAACCGCCAAACGATAGCTGACGCTTTGCAGTTCAGCATGGAGTTTTTGGTTTTCCCGTTGCAGCATTTCGACTTTCTCTTTGACAGGCGCCATGCGCTCGGCAAACTTCTGGCGATAAATATCCGGCAGTTGTTGGACGACTTGTTCCAGCATCCGAGAGCGATCGGTGAGTTCTTCTACAGACTGGCGCAATTCGACAATTTCGCGATCGCGACCGGCGATCTGCTCTTGGTAAAATTGCACTTGCTCTTCAACCCCTTGGAGTTGTTCCCGCAATCTTTTTACCTGAGCTTGGCAATCTTGATCGGCTTGCGGGTGGGGAATAATTTCACTTTTGCCCTTGACTAAGCGAAACAACTCCTGCGAGAGTTGTTGTACCAGTTGATCGCGCATTTGCAACTCTTGGTTTAAATGCGTGACCTCGGTTTGTAACGACTGTATCGTTGGTTTTTCTGTTTGGCTCACGATCCTTGCCCCAGTTCCAATCATTTCATAACAAAGAGCAATTCACGCTCTTCAAAGCGCGATCGCTCCATTGACTCTGCTGCTAATTTAGCATCACCTTAGCATCACCCGCAGCAATTGACATCCCAATTCCTCCCTTCAACCTCCACATCCGCAAATGTTGCGTTCTCCAGGCTTTCCCCCTGCCGATGCTTCGGGGCTTCCCATTCCCAGTATTCTGAAGCGATTTGATTAAGATTCACAATCCTTGCTCAAGTTAAATTCAGAAATGATGACCGAAATTGCCCGCTAATTGTTAAGAAATGTTAAGATAAAAGTTAAGACTGGAAGTAACCATAAAAAATCTAGTCGTCAGTGAATCTAGGCTTAAAATCTCCGCTTGTTAAGCATTTGCAAGGGCTAGACTACATAAACGATATTTTTTGGCCAAAAAATATCATCGAGAAAAATCAAGAAAACTCAAAAAAATTTACCTTGCTAATTTTTCCCAATCGCCATATAATGCCCAGCAAATAATCCTTGACTTATCCTAGCACAATAAACACCTATTTACACTTTTGGTACAAAATGTTAAAATCCTAATTAAGGATTATGTTTTAAGTATCAAAAAAATCTAGTAAAAAAGCTAGGGTTCTCAGCCATACAGACATATTGGTCTTGATCTGAGAAAATTGAGTGAAGCTGGCAAAGTGAGAAAGCTGGCAATCTGTCAAAATGTCAAATTTGTTGTATAGGGGCTATGCCAAAACGGGTGTCATTATGACCACAACAGCCACCAAAGAACTAAAAAGTGAGAGCATGGGACTGTTGCGGCAGTACCAAACCTCACCATGCACGAAAATTCGCAATCAGATTGTGCAACTGAATATTGGTCTGGTAAAAAGAGAAGTCTATCACTGGATCCATCAATGCTCAGAAAGCTATGAAGACTTACTGCAAGTGGGATGCTTGGGGTTGATTCGAGCGATTGAGCGGTTTGATATGTCCAAGGGAAGTGCCTTCAGTTCTTTTGCCATTCCCTACATTCGCGGTGAAATTCAACATTATCTAAGGGATAAGAG encodes:
- a CDS encoding DedA family protein — protein: MSSELISLETIQEIAHQYGYWTVFLGIMLENAGIPLPGETITLVGGFLAGSGELNYWFVLGCAIAGAVLGDNVGYWIGKKGGWPLLIVLGRVFRITEAQLLEVKDQFSQNAARAVFLGRFIALLRIFAGPMAGIAQMPYPQFLLCNTAGATIWASVMVSLSFFVGELISLEQLISWVSKFALVALLLVIAWLVVPPWLEARKTAKNLEH
- a CDS encoding Npun_F5560 family protein, which codes for MSQTEKPTIQSLQTEVTHLNQELQMRDQLVQQLSQELFRLVKGKSEIIPHPQADQDCQAQVKRLREQLQGVEEQVQFYQEQIAGRDREIVELRQSVEELTDRSRMLEQVVQQLPDIYRQKFAERMAPVKEKVEMLQRENQKLHAELQSVSYRLAVRSRRQSGRLDLPSFSEGSGSVSLPSLGNPSLGNA